GAATATGATCTCGGGCGTTCGTCGTATGTTGCGTGGGCGCTCACCGCATTTATGCCTCTCGCGATATATCTTGCGGGTGTCAGAAGTTTCATTTTACTCATCGATATTATTGGTGCAGTCGGAGTTGGCGTTGAGGGAGTTATTATTGCGCTTCTCGCGCGTCGCGTGCTTGGTACCCAATGGATTATCGCAGGCGGTATTGCACTCGCACTTGCGGCCGGTGCCGCCTTTGAATTGATACGCACTACAGGAGTGCTATGACCAAAAAAGAATTGCTCGCGGACCTCGAGCAAGAAATGATAAAAGATACTACACTCCCGCTACAGGAAGCTCGCTTGGTTTTTGGTGAGGGCAACGAGGACGCCGAGGTTTTATTTATCGGCGAGGCACCCGGTTTTCACGAAGATCGGCTCGGCCGCCCGTTTGTTGGCAGGGGAGGCGAGCTTCTTACTGAATGTATCGGGAGCATCGGTTGGTACCGAGAACAGGTATATATTACAAACATCGTAAAACGCAGACCACCAGAAAATAGAGATCCATTATCTGAAGAGATCGAGGCATACAAACCATATCTCGCGCGTCAGATTGAAATTATAGGCCCGCGCATTATTGTACCGCTCGGCAGGTTTGCTATGAATTATTTTTTGCCTGACGCGAAAATTTCTCGTGACCAAGGAAAAATATTTGTTGTCGGCAAGTACAAGGTGATGCCCATGTTTCATCCGGCGGCGGCGCTGCGCGGTACGACCGTGCTCAATCAATTTAAAGAAACATTTACAAAACTTCCTATGATCGTATCGGGCGAGGTTGAGGTAATAAAACCAGAAGTTACTCAAACAAAAAAATCTTCCGAAGAAGAATCGTCTCAAGTCTCTCTTTTCTAGCCAGCTCAAAAAAGCCTTAAAAATAGAGGGAAAGGGGGGACATTGACATATTAGTTTTTATATAGTATAATGCAGAAAGATCTTTAAATACTTACTTGCGAACTCTGCCACAGCAGAAAGCGCCTTATTCTTAGGACCTTTTCTGCTGTGGCAAAGCCGACAGGCGGTAATGCCAGCCCGTGTTGGGCAACAGCGTTAATCTAACTGGCGAAAACCGAAAAGGAGAAAACGCCATGGACCGTCAGACTGGAAAGCTTATCTCACGTATCGCGGAGAATCTCCCCGACATGTCGTCGGACATCATGCAGGGCTGGATTGAGAACCCGCGGGCACTTCAGAAGTTCCTCGCGAGCCTCAGCCCACCTGAGACATCACCCGAGTTCCAAACCTGGAAGACCATCAAGCTCGGCACGGGCCTTAAGACCGCGGACGATTTCCGTCGAGTACTCCGTGACAGCTGCCGCATCGGCGACGGGGCTTCGGACATTCTCGGCAAGCCCGCCTTCACGGTGTGCGACACCGAGATGGAGCTCGATCTCGTTCGCCCCTCGGTGGCCGAGCTCGGCTTCAAGGATGGCGCCACCTTCAAGGACATCTGCGAGCGGGGTCTCGAGTACGGACTCAAGCTCTGTCCCGCAGAAGTCGGCCCCCAGCTCCGTCTCCAGTACAGGGACCAGCCGTTGGGTGAGTGGCTCATCATCGCCATGAAGGCCATCCGCTACTCGGCCGGCGACCTCAGCGTGTTCAGCGTGGAACGCTATGACAACGGGCTGTGGCTCAGCGGCTACGATGGCAGCCCTGATTACTTTTGGTTCAGCCTCGACCGTTTCGTGTTCGTTCGTCCTCGCAAGTAGTCCTCGGCGCTGGGAGCCTTGGTCTCTGACCTTGGAGCCTTGGTCCTTGGAGAAAATCATCAACGTTGGGAGATAACGCTAAGCTCCAGCCCCATATCTATCGTAGATATGGGGCTCTATTTTTATGCTAAAATAATTCTTGGCAGTAGGTGAATATGCGAGAGACCAAGGTTTCTTGCTACCGAACCCAGTATCCTTGCGCCGAGTGTATCCACGACCATGGTTTTGGGTAGGGTGGTGCATGAGAACTCTCAAAAAATGAAGATACTTGGTATTGCGTGCTAGGGCATTGAAGATGTCGAATACGATACAGCCCCGAGAGTATTCAAGGGGCAGTGGCACAGATGGCGCGCTTTACGTCTCCGCAACTCGGCCGGCAACCTCAACGTGTTCAGCGTGGAACACAATGACAACGGGCTGTGGCTCAACAGCAACAATGGCAACCCTGACAACTTTTGGAACAGCAACAACCGTTTCGTGTTCGTTCGTCCTCGCAACTCTCTTCATTTCTCCCTCGCCTTTGGTAGGGAGTTTTGCTTGCCCTGAGGTTGCTCAAGAGATTTTGTAAGCTGCCCGTTCCATCCTCCGAGCATCTTGCCGATTTCATCTATTTTTACCGAAAGCGCGGTGTATTTTTTGTTATCAAGAGATTTCGTTTCCCACAAAATCATAAGCAGTATCTTGAGCGTATCTGTTTTGCGTATCGCAAGACGAACATAGGGTCTTTTTTCCTCTCGTGCAAGGAAGCTTGCACTTGCAATCGCTTCGATACTTTCTACAAAGAGATTATCGATCCTTTGGCCAAGAGAATGTCGGTGAAGTTTTGGTAACGCTTGGTAGTATTGATACCACAGCAAATATGTATTTTTTAGCTTCTGTAAAATTGGCAAAACCCGTTGGGGGGGGGCTTACCTGGTTAGTATTTTTATGAAAAGGCAGTTCACTCATACCTATAATGATATCATCTCTCTCGAAAATCTTCTTGAGGCGTGGAGGGAGTTTATCAATGGAAAACGCGGGCGCATTGATGTCCAGTTGTTTGAGCGCGATTTAATGAAAAACATTATCGCGCTTCATATAGATCTTGTAGGTAAGACTTACAAACATTCATCTTACTACGCATTTAACATCTCAGATCCCAAACCAAGAAATATACACAAAGCGAGTGTCCGAGATAGATTACTGCATCATGCGTTATACAGAAAACTATACCCATTTTTCGATAGGACTTTTATAGACGATTCATATTCGTGCAGACTGGGTAAGGGAACGCACAAAGCGATGAATAGATTCCGCTCTTTTGCGCAAAAAACATCAAAAAATTATACCAAAACAGTTTGGGTTCTGAAGTGTGATATACGGAAGTTCTTTGCCTCAATAGATCAAGAGGCTCTCATTAAGGTTATCGAGAGTTATGTGCCAGACAAAGATATTATTTTGCTTATCTCCGAAGTTGTTGGTAGCTTTCACTCAACGCAAACTGGTGTCGGGCTGCCTCTTGGTAATCTCACAAGCCAGCTTCTCGTAAATATTTATATGAACGAGTTTGACCAGTTTATGAAACATAAGCTTAAAGCAAAATATTATATTCGCTACGCCGATGATTTTGTTATTTTTTCTCAAGACAAAAAATTGCTTGAAAGTATGATGTTACAAATTCAAAGTTTTCTTTGGGAGCGGCTACGATTGCAACTCCACCCCGATAAGGTATCGATACGCACGGTGGCCTCCGGCGTTGATTTTCTTGGGTGGGTGTATTTTCCAGATCATCGAGTGTTACGAACGGTTACAAAAAAGAGGATGTTTCGCAACATTGGTATAAGCCAAGGCAAAAAAGAAACGGTACAGTCGTATCTAGGAACGATACGTCATGGCAATAGCCAGAAGCTTAAAGGCAAAATTGAAGGTTTGATAAATAAAATTTCAGTATAAAAAAGTTTGGGCCTGCACGCGTGATGCGGGCAGGCCATTGTGCGAGAGAGAATTGTGGAAGGTGCGGTGAGCAGGGGAACTGCAGGGAAGGGGGAGGTGTGTAGGTGACGCATGGGCGTCAGTGCCGGTGGTGGCCATTACGCTGACCTCGCTCTTCTCTGAATTTCGATGCTCTTAGGATCTGCCTTAAGTATAGAGTGTAAAAAGTTTTTATGATACCGTTCTCTGTGGAAAACTTTTTCCTGCGCTATACTATCCATATACGCTATGAACAATAAGGATATTTCAGATACACTGTTTGCTATCGCCGAGTATTTTACGATATTTAATGAGCCGTTTAAGGCGCGCGCGTATGAAAAAGTGGCAGAGACGCTTTCAAGCTTCGAGAGTGATATTCGCGAACTTTATAAAAATGGCGGATGCAAAGCGCTCGAAGAAATCCCAGGTATCGGCAAGGGAATTGCACAAACAATTGAAGAATATATCAAGACTAGTCGTGTGCGCGAGCTCGACGCTATGCGCAAAAAAATGCCGGTCAATATGGAAGAGCTGCGCAGTATTGAAGGTATCGGCCCCAAGGCAATAAAAACACTTTATGAGAAATTAAAAGTAAAAGATGTAGCAAGCTTAAAGAAGGCAGCGCTCGCAGGCAAGATTAGTAAGCTTGAAAAGTTTGGCCTCAAGTCTGAACAAAAGATTTTAAAAGGCATCGAGTTTTTTGAATCATCACATGGGAGGTTTTTGTTGGGCGAGGCGTTGCCTATCGCACGACGTATCGCGGGTGACTTACGCAAAGTGAAGGGCGTATCGCGCGTGGAGATTGCGGGATCGATCAGGCGATGGCGCGAGACATCAGGTGATATTGATATCTTGGTAGAGGCGACAAATGCTGACGCGGTGATGAGCATGTTTGTATCGCGCGAAGATATTGCGCATGTCATCGCACACGGCGAGACAAAAAGTTCAGCGCGCATAAAGGACGGTATTGATGTCGATGTGCGTGTACTACCCAAAAAATCTTTTGGTGCGGCACTTATTTATTTTACGGGTTCGAAAGATCATAATGTTTTGCTTAGGTCCTTGGCGCTGAAGAAAAAATTGAAACTCAACGAATACGGTTTATATCGTGGTACGAAAATAATCGCGGGAGCTACAGAAGAGGAAGTATACAAAGCGCTCGGTGTCTTTATGCCACCACCCGAACTACGCGAAGGAAAAGATGAGCTCGAAAAAAAATACGGCGGGGTTGTAGATTTTACAGATTTGTGCGGAGATTTTCAAACACAGACTGATTGGACCGATGGTGCCGATTCTTTAGAGGCGATGGTGCGAGAAGCAAAACGATTGGGTCATGAATACATCGCGATCACGGATCACACCAAGAGTCTCGCGATGACGGGCGGATCTGATGAAAAAAAATTGCGTAAACAAATACGAGAGATTGGCACGCTCAATAAAAAAATTTCCGGCATCACGATATTGAGTGGTGCAGAGGTAAATATTATGCGCGATGGCACGCTTGATATTTCTGACGAAGTTTTATCAGAGCTTGATATCGTGGGTGCTGCTGTTCACTCGCATTTTAATTTGTCAGCAGAGGAGCAGACCGAGCGCATCATGCGTGCGATGTCCAGCCCGCATGTCGATATTCTTTTTCATCCGACGGGACGCGTTCTCAAAAAAAGAGATCCATATGCAATTGATATTGATCGCATCATCGCGCATGCAGTCTCAACTGGCACGGTACTCGAGATTGATGCACATCCGTGGCGACTTGATTTGAAAGATGATCATATTAAACGCGCGGTAGATGCGGGCGCGATGTTTAGTATTGATACGGACGCACACTCTCTTGCAGAACTCTCATATTTGGAGTATGGTATAGGACAAGCGCGACGCGCGGGTCTTCCCAAAAATCGTGTTCTCAATACGCTTGCATTGCCAGCGTTACAAAAATTTTTGGCGACCCCAAAACAAAAGCGTCATCTCTTATGACTGAAAAAAAAATAATAGTAGAGCGATCTGCGGGAGCTATCATATTCCGGCGGCAGGGTGGGCGCGTTTGGTATGTGCTTCTTCAGTATGCGACGCGCAATCATTGGACCTTTCCGCGCGGGCGACTCGAAGAAGGTGAGCGACCCATTGATGCGGCGCGCCGAGAGATCGAAGAGGAGACAGGCATCTCGCGTGTAAAATTTATCCCCGGATACAAAGAAACGATTCACTTTCACTACCAGTGGCCACCCAAAACCGAAGGGGCCGAGCAACGGCTCAAGTTTATCACCTTCTATTTGGGTGAAGTATTTGGCCGCACTATCAAAATATCGGAAGAGCACAAGAGCTTTGTGTGGGCGCCGTTTGAAAAAGCTATGAAAATCATCAAACATAAGAATAGCAGGGAGCTGCTCAAGAAAGCTCATATGAAAATTATTCGCATGGACGTAAAAAAGCCACCTTTGGTATCATAAAACTATGCTTCTCTCTATCCTTGTAGCCAGTATTCTTGAGTCTTTAGTGTCATTTCTGGCTGGCGTAGCCGTTATTTATAACGAAAAGCGCATGAAGAGTCTTGTGCATGGCGTCATCAGTCTTGCGGTTGGTGTGATGCTCGGTACGGTCTTTTTCGATATTTTACCCGAGACATTTGAGCTCATAGAGCCGAAAGCGGCGTTACCGTGGGTACTCGGGGGTTTTCTGGTCTTTTTTGTGCTCGAAAAAATTCTTTTTTGGTATCATCGCCATGAAAATGAAGAGAGTATTCATGCATCGGCTTATCTTGTACTGTGGGGCGATGCCTTGCATAACTTTATTGATGGCGTATTTATAGCTTTTGCGTTTGCAGCGGGGTTTCCTACGGGTGTTATCGCCTCGTTTGCGGTTATTTTGCACGAGATCCCACAAGAAGCGAGTGATTTTACCGTTATGCTCCATGGGGGATTCACCAAGCAAAAGGCACTCTTTTGGAATACATTTGTCTCGATAACTACGGTTGTCGGTGCACTCGTGGGCTACTATGTGGCTCTTTCTCACGAATGGATTGGTTTTTTGCTCGCTGTTGTTGCGGGCAACTTTCTATATATAGCGGCCGCCGACCTCATACCCGAGCTTCATCATAAGCACGATTCGCGCTCGTCGGTCGCCCAAGTACTCTTGGTGTTTGTAGGGGTGTTCGTTATAGTCTTTGCTCTTACGGTAATTCCTGAATAATATATTTTAAACAAAAAATCCCCGTACGGGGATTTTTTGTTTGGTTTACCTTCAGTTTACTTTGCCTCCGCGAGGATTTTCTCAAATGCTTTGGGGTGATGCTCGGCGAGTGTCGAGAGGATCTTGCGATCGATCTTGATGTCAGCCTTTATGAGCGCTCCCATGAGTTTGCTATAAGAGGTGCCGGAAAGCTTCGCCGCAGCGCTAATCTTTACATTCCAACCTTTGCGCATGACGCGCTTTTTCTTGCGTCTGTCTTGGAATGAGTGGGTGTAGGCATGTAAGAGCGCCTCTTTGGCGGCGCGCTCTTTTTTACTCCGCTGCCAGCGGAATCCTTTGGTTTGTTTGAGGACGGATCGGCGTCGCTTGAGAGCGCCAACGCCTCGTTTTACGCGTGTCATGGTAGTGGTTTAGGTGTTTGGGAGATAACGATTTTTGATAATTTTACCAAAAGAAAACTCTTTTGTTTTTTTGTTTGCCATTTGCCGTGAACGGCTCTTTTTAGCGCTAAAGTGGTTTTGATGCGGTCGGCGCTTGAGCACCTTCCCGTTTTTGGTCACTCGCACTCGCCGCAATACTGCTTTGTTTGTTTTTGCCATGATGTTCGGGTTCTATAGTCATAAGGAGTCCACGGGGACCTTTTTTGGGCTGTTCTGCAATCTTGTGGGGGACCGTAATCGCCTCAAGAAGCTTGGTGAGCCTGTCGTGGACAAAATTTTTATCAATATATTTTTCTCGGCCTCGTAAGGTGAGCTGTATTTGAAGGCGGTGACCCGCTTTCAAAAACTTTTCTGCTTGTTTGGCTTTCATGACGAGGTCATGCGAACCGGTGCCGAGGCGCACGCGGATGCCTTTTATCTCAACTTCGTGCGACTTCTTTTTTGTTTTACGAGCCTCTTTTTCCTGCTGGTACTGGTATTTGCCCCAATCCATAATGCGTGCCACCGGCGGCTTTGCCGTAGGTGAAATCTCGATAAGGTCGAGGCCTGCCTCATGTGCAAGTGCGAGTGCCTCGTCTCTCGATTTGATGCCGACATTATCACCTGTAGCGCCGATGACTCGGAGCTCAGGGGCGGAAATCGCTTGATTGATGCGTATTCGTGGTACCAATGTTCCTATAGTGTAAGGATATTCAGCTCGAAAGTCAAGAGTAGAGACCGGCTATCAACAGGCCCAGTTGGCATGTGATTGTTTGCCTATTACTATTAGAAGATATGGATAGTATGATTCGCGACAGGTGGTTTTTCTGGGCTGTCTCGCTCATCGTTATCGTCGGGTTTAGTTTGTGGGGGTACATTCAGTACACCATTCTCGAGATTGATAATGAAATGAGTGAGGTGGCATTTGCCGAGGTCTCGCGCCCAAACCGCTAACTGAATATAAAGAAAAGAGCGCCGCCGAATGAGTTCGGCGGCGCTTTACGGCGTCTAGGCCGCAAGTAGTCTCTCGACGGCAGGAGCCACATAGTCCCACGGGATGTCAGTGCGCTTGTAGACGATCACCATGAACTGGTGGACTTCGATGGCGCCTACGCCATCAATCTCGAGGATCGAGGCGAGGAACTTTGCCCAGCGCTCTCCCGTGAATCGTGCGACGAGCGTGGAGTCGACCTTGCCGTTGTCACTGGAAAAGAGCATGCAGGGGCTTGCGGTGACGGGGATCCGCGCGGTTGTTGGAAATTCCCGATGGTCATAGTTGCATTCATGTTCGAGATCCATGAGCACCTCCGTAGCGTGTTTATATCTTTATAGCGCTCTAGGGGACAGTTTTCAAGACGATACTTGCGCTTTCTAGTCGTGGATGCTTTTGTAGTACATAGAGATTCAGCAACCACGCACGGTGCGTGTGGGAGGAATCATGAACCTACCGGAAGGATATATCAGTATCAAGACATTGCTCGATGCGATCGCGCACCACGAGCAGAAAGCGTATGAAGCTCGTCCTATACCTGGTGACGGGGAGCCCCCGACTTTCGTATGTAGGAATTGCAATGAGCCCGTGCGTCATGTGTCGTGATCGTTCCGCGTGCATGGCGATCGTCGCGTTGGATTTGTGTTGTTCAGGCGTCTCGAGCACTACGGTTACTACAAGGTGGTGCACATTCCGTACTGCCCTGCATGTGAAAGTGTGCCTACCGCCGCCGAGCTCGAGCTCCATGAGTAAAGCCGATCTACCATCAGATAGATCGGCTTTTTCTTTTCAAAAAGTTATCCAATGCTGACACGGAGGGTAGTTGTAGTGTAAGGTGGGCATTATGAAAAGTGCTCAAG
The sequence above is drawn from the Patescibacteria group bacterium genome and encodes:
- a CDS encoding uracil-DNA glycosylase, which translates into the protein MTKKELLADLEQEMIKDTTLPLQEARLVFGEGNEDAEVLFIGEAPGFHEDRLGRPFVGRGGELLTECIGSIGWYREQVYITNIVKRRPPENRDPLSEEIEAYKPYLARQIEIIGPRIIVPLGRFAMNYFLPDAKISRDQGKIFVVGKYKVMPMFHPAAALRGTTVLNQFKETFTKLPMIVSGEVEVIKPEVTQTKKSSEEESSQVSLF
- a CDS encoding four helix bundle protein, with translation MPILQKLKNTYLLWYQYYQALPKLHRHSLGQRIDNLFVESIEAIASASFLAREEKRPYVRLAIRKTDTLKILLMILWETKSLDNKKYTALSVKIDEIGKMLGGWNGQLTKSLEQPQGKQNSLPKAREK
- a CDS encoding reverse transcriptase domain-containing protein: MKRQFTHTYNDIISLENLLEAWREFINGKRGRIDVQLFERDLMKNIIALHIDLVGKTYKHSSYYAFNISDPKPRNIHKASVRDRLLHHALYRKLYPFFDRTFIDDSYSCRLGKGTHKAMNRFRSFAQKTSKNYTKTVWVLKCDIRKFFASIDQEALIKVIESYVPDKDIILLISEVVGSFHSTQTGVGLPLGNLTSQLLVNIYMNEFDQFMKHKLKAKYYIRYADDFVIFSQDKKLLESMMLQIQSFLWERLRLQLHPDKVSIRTVASGVDFLGWVYFPDHRVLRTVTKKRMFRNIGISQGKKETVQSYLGTIRHGNSQKLKGKIEGLINKISV
- the polX gene encoding DNA polymerase/3'-5' exonuclease PolX, whose protein sequence is MNNKDISDTLFAIAEYFTIFNEPFKARAYEKVAETLSSFESDIRELYKNGGCKALEEIPGIGKGIAQTIEEYIKTSRVRELDAMRKKMPVNMEELRSIEGIGPKAIKTLYEKLKVKDVASLKKAALAGKISKLEKFGLKSEQKILKGIEFFESSHGRFLLGEALPIARRIAGDLRKVKGVSRVEIAGSIRRWRETSGDIDILVEATNADAVMSMFVSREDIAHVIAHGETKSSARIKDGIDVDVRVLPKKSFGAALIYFTGSKDHNVLLRSLALKKKLKLNEYGLYRGTKIIAGATEEEVYKALGVFMPPPELREGKDELEKKYGGVVDFTDLCGDFQTQTDWTDGADSLEAMVREAKRLGHEYIAITDHTKSLAMTGGSDEKKLRKQIREIGTLNKKISGITILSGAEVNIMRDGTLDISDEVLSELDIVGAAVHSHFNLSAEEQTERIMRAMSSPHVDILFHPTGRVLKKRDPYAIDIDRIIAHAVSTGTVLEIDAHPWRLDLKDDHIKRAVDAGAMFSIDTDAHSLAELSYLEYGIGQARRAGLPKNRVLNTLALPALQKFLATPKQKRHLL
- a CDS encoding NUDIX domain-containing protein, giving the protein MTEKKIIVERSAGAIIFRRQGGRVWYVLLQYATRNHWTFPRGRLEEGERPIDAARREIEEETGISRVKFIPGYKETIHFHYQWPPKTEGAEQRLKFITFYLGEVFGRTIKISEEHKSFVWAPFEKAMKIIKHKNSRELLKKAHMKIIRMDVKKPPLVS
- a CDS encoding ZIP family metal transporter is translated as MLLSILVASILESLVSFLAGVAVIYNEKRMKSLVHGVISLAVGVMLGTVFFDILPETFELIEPKAALPWVLGGFLVFFVLEKILFWYHRHENEESIHASAYLVLWGDALHNFIDGVFIAFAFAAGFPTGVIASFAVILHEIPQEASDFTVMLHGGFTKQKALFWNTFVSITTVVGALVGYYVALSHEWIGFLLAVVAGNFLYIAAADLIPELHHKHDSRSSVAQVLLVFVGVFVIVFALTVIPE
- the rplT gene encoding 50S ribosomal protein L20, whose product is MTRVKRGVGALKRRRSVLKQTKGFRWQRSKKERAAKEALLHAYTHSFQDRRKKKRVMRKGWNVKISAAAKLSGTSYSKLMGALIKADIKIDRKILSTLAEHHPKAFEKILAEAK
- the infC gene encoding translation initiation factor IF-3, which codes for MVPRIRINQAISAPELRVIGATGDNVGIKSRDEALALAHEAGLDLIEISPTAKPPVARIMDWGKYQYQQEKEARKTKKKSHEVEIKGIRVRLGTGSHDLVMKAKQAEKFLKAGHRLQIQLTLRGREKYIDKNFVHDRLTKLLEAITVPHKIAEQPKKGPRGLLMTIEPEHHGKNKQSSIAASASDQKREGAQAPTASKPL